One window from the genome of [Clostridium] celerecrescens 18A encodes:
- a CDS encoding MerR family transcriptional regulator — MSKDKNEYLTTGEFAKICGIPKHILFHYDQIKLFQPEIIKENGYRYYSFRQFDTFSIISALKRLGMPLKEIKKYMDERNPAKLVDLLEQKSNEVSKEIKKLKNTKREIDSLKELTENALSVDYNMIETAYHKSMKALCSTLMDNDNDNSYPNFLTELIAFRNNSNASMIDFLGASLTIDNIRDKRFDSFSYLYTKTNNADKKNNTLVRKEGWYLQVYYKGSYPRISEMYTEIMQYAKEHQINLGKNAYEEYLIFEIGTKNRDDYVTLILVEIEDDFSSKIKGPDNDQSLL; from the coding sequence ATGTCTAAAGATAAAAATGAATACTTAACAACAGGAGAGTTTGCAAAAATCTGCGGAATTCCTAAGCATATTTTATTTCATTACGATCAGATAAAGCTTTTTCAGCCTGAGATCATAAAAGAAAATGGTTACCGCTATTACTCTTTCCGCCAATTCGATACGTTTTCTATTATCTCTGCATTAAAAAGGCTGGGAATGCCATTAAAAGAAATTAAAAAGTATATGGATGAAAGAAATCCTGCAAAGCTGGTAGATTTACTGGAACAAAAGTCAAATGAAGTGTCTAAGGAAATTAAAAAGTTAAAAAACACGAAACGTGAGATCGACTCCCTTAAAGAACTAACAGAAAATGCCTTATCCGTGGACTACAATATGATAGAGACGGCTTATCATAAAAGCATGAAAGCGCTATGCAGTACCTTAATGGATAATGACAATGACAACTCTTACCCAAACTTTTTAACAGAGCTGATCGCATTCCGCAATAACAGCAATGCAAGTATGATTGATTTTCTGGGAGCATCGCTTACCATTGATAATATCCGTGATAAAAGATTTGACAGCTTTTCCTATCTGTATACGAAAACGAATAATGCTGATAAAAAAAACAACACTCTTGTGCGAAAAGAGGGTTGGTATCTCCAGGTTTATTATAAGGGAAGTTATCCAAGGATCAGTGAAATGTATACAGAAATTATGCAGTACGCAAAGGAACATCAGATAAACCTAGGAAAAAATGCTTATGAGGAGTATCTTATATTTGAGATAGGTACTAAAAACAGAGATGACTATGTTACGTTAATTTTGGTAGAAATTGAGGATGACTTTTCTAGCAAAATAAAAGGCCCGGATAATGATCAGAGCCTTTTATAG
- a CDS encoding DUF4489 domain-containing protein, with translation MNLSSKANYKDDYENSNKRSDSCGQTLKCGEVGQALLFNGATIGTTVPAATITLDTSKFCNPCIMLEFSSNIIGTLFQGTLNFQLFRSCNNQLPIPVGPQYYFSRPIPAFLADMFSFFVCDCNSCSNECCTYSIVVSVGGSAPVIGNVGIFAARLAAIVVDKPNHDDDCHPCNKLCCKDNRTILKCGTSGGVSIAPGTLAGTASTVSTLSLNTSCLCEPCVKLEFASTIAYSSPTTADSTVVNFQVFKLCNNQLNPIPVGPQLVFSVPYTTVIVPPAAPGFSGTSTFSFFVCDCEICNHECCTYSVVATTATADAAVTISNARLSAIAADHNCRCC, from the coding sequence ATGAATTTATCATCAAAAGCTAATTATAAAGATGATTATGAAAATAGTAATAAAAGAAGTGACTCATGCGGACAAACTCTAAAATGCGGAGAGGTTGGTCAAGCGCTATTATTTAATGGTGCAACTATAGGAACTACGGTACCAGCCGCTACTATTACATTAGATACCTCTAAATTTTGTAACCCATGTATCATGCTTGAATTTTCATCAAATATAATTGGAACACTTTTTCAAGGAACATTAAATTTTCAACTATTTCGGTCTTGTAATAATCAACTGCCAATCCCTGTTGGCCCGCAATACTATTTTTCACGACCGATACCGGCTTTTTTGGCTGATATGTTTTCATTTTTTGTATGTGATTGTAATTCATGTTCAAATGAATGCTGTACCTATAGTATTGTAGTTTCGGTCGGTGGATCTGCTCCTGTTATTGGTAATGTCGGCATATTCGCAGCAAGGCTGGCAGCAATTGTAGTAGATAAACCGAACCATGATGATGACTGTCACCCCTGCAATAAACTTTGCTGTAAAGATAACAGGACTATTTTAAAATGCGGAACATCAGGCGGTGTATCAATAGCTCCAGGTACTTTGGCAGGTACTGCATCTACCGTCAGTACGCTCTCTTTAAATACTTCCTGCTTATGTGAGCCATGCGTAAAGCTTGAATTTGCAAGCACGATAGCTTATTCAAGTCCTACTACTGCGGATAGCACCGTTGTAAATTTTCAGGTATTTAAACTTTGCAACAATCAGCTTAACCCAATACCAGTTGGTCCGCAATTGGTTTTTTCAGTTCCATATACAACGGTAATAGTTCCGCCAGCAGCACCTGGATTTTCTGGTACTTCAACGTTTTCTTTCTTTGTTTGCGATTGTGAGATCTGCAACCATGAATGCTGCACCTATTCTGTGGTAGCAACTACAGCAACGGCTGATGCTGCTGTTACAATTTCCAACGCAAGGCTTTCCGCAATAGCCGCAGATCATAACTGCAGATGCTGTTAA